In the Ipomoea triloba cultivar NCNSP0323 chromosome 6, ASM357664v1 genome, one interval contains:
- the LOC116023668 gene encoding 4-coumarate--CoA ligase-like 6 yields MAATFAKTHVESHAPEPINIHKNILKTFNSESNSSPYWYSAETGIYRSLHPSVELPSHPFLDVVSFIFSHNHGGVSALVDSKSGFSISYRELLSLVNSMAAGLHGMGVSQGDVALILLPNSVYFPVIFLGLLSVGAVAATMNPLSTLAEIKKHLLAFDHYNIRLAFATPDRVQNLGSALGIPVIGLPEISNLDSTGNNSGSDFLKLISCDPKLAPNPRIRQQDTAAILFSSGTTGGCKAVVLTHANFIAMVELFVRFEASQYEYAATGNVYLDVVPMFHVYGLSLFVMGLLSLGSTVVVMRKYDIEDVVRAIDRYGVTHFPMAPPLLVALTRRGKATVGAANCSLKSLKQVSCGAAPVSIASIQDFVHTFPHIDFIQVKENKVVRYLGGITIF; encoded by the coding sequence atggCGGCAACTTTCGCGAAAACCCATGTTGAATCCCATGCTCCAGAGCCCATCAATATTCACAAAAACATCTTGAAAACGTTTAATTCAGAAAGTAACAGCAGCCCATATTGGTACTCTGCAGAGACAGGAATATACAGAAGTTTACACCCTTCTGTAGAACTCCCGTCCCACCCATTTCTCGACGTCGTTTCCTTCATTTTCTCACACAACCATGGCGGTGTTTCTGCTCTGGTGGATTCCAAATCTGGGTTCTCAATTTCCTACCGGGAGCTGCTCTCTCTGGTCAACTCCATGGCCGCCGGTCTCCACGGAATGGGCGTTTCCCAAGGGGACGTGGCCCTGATTTTGCTGCCCAATTCTGTTTATTTCCCTGTCATTTTCTTGGGTCTTTTAAGCGTCGGCGCAGTAGCGGCCACCATGAATCCTCTCAGCACTTTGGCAGAGATAAAAAAGCATTTGTTAGCTTTTGATCACTATAATATACGCCTGGCGTTTGCCACTCCTGATCGAGTTCAAAATCTAGGTTCTGCATTGGGTATTCCGGTTATCGGGTTGCCGGAAATTTCAAATCTTGATTCTACGGGCAACAATTCCGGTTCTGATTTTCTCAAGCTGATCTCTTGTGACCCAAAATTGGCTCCAAACCCAAGAATCCGGCAGCAAGACACGGCGGCCATACTGTTCTCCTCTGGCACGACGGGGGGCTGCAAGGCCGTGGTGCTCACTCACGCCAACTTCATAGCTATGGTGGAGCTTTTCGTGAGGTTTGAGGCTTCGCAGTACGAGTATGCGGCGACGGGGAACGTGTACTTGGATGTTGTGCCGATGTTTCACGTGTACGGGCTGTCGCTTTTCGTGATGGGGTTGTTGTCGTTGGGTTCGACGGTTGTGGTGATGAGGAAATATGATATTGAGGATGTGGTGAGAGCCATAGATAGATATGGAGTCACCCATTTTCCCATGGCGCCGCCATTGTTGGTTGCTTTGACAAGAAGAGGAAAGGCTACTGTGGGTGCAGCTAATTGCAGTCTGAAGAGTCTGAAACAGGTTTCTTGTGGAGCAGCTCCGGTCAGCATTGCTTCCATTCAAGACTTTGTTCACACATTCCCCCACATTGATTTCATTCaggtaaaagaaaataaagttgtaagATATCTTGGcggaattacaattttttga